Sequence from the Gemmatimonas sp. genome:
AGCTGGGCCATCGCGCTCACGCACATCGGACTGGTCGAGGAAGCCGAAGAAATGGTTGCCCTGCTCGGCAAACGCTTCGAACGAGGGAACGCGCGGGGCGACGGGCGTATCCTGGCACTGGTGCGCGGGGAGTTGGCCTTGCGGACGGGGCGCACAACCGAGGGGATGCGCCTGCTGCGGGAGGCCATGACCAGCTACCCGGAATGGGGCGTTGCGGCATACGGTCTACCCGTAGGACTCGCCCTGGCCTCGGGGCAGCAACCTGACAGTGCCATTACGATGTTGGAGCAGTATCTCGCGTCGACGTTGCCGGCCCACACGCGCGGGTCAGGCCCGTTGTTCGACGCCGTGGTACTCGAGCGCCTCGGCGCCCTGTACGAAGACAAGGGGAACAAGGCACTGGCCCTGCGGAACTACGAAACGCTGCTGGCCTTGTGGAAAAACGCGGACCCCGAGCTGCAGCCCGTCGTGCGCGACGTGCGCGCGCGCGTGGAGCGCCTGCGTCGGGGGACGGGGTGAACGCCTGGTGTGCCAATCGAGGTGGTTCTCCGCCTCAGTGCGCCGGCGGCTCACTCGGTGGCGGCGGTGGCGGTGGCGAACTCGGCCCAGCCCCCGGCGCCGCATCACCCATGCTCGCCGCGGCCTTGAAGGCATCGCGGAAGGCATCGGCAGCGCGATTGATCACGCCCCCCATCGCGTCGGCGGCTTCCTTGGCCTTCTCCTTGTAGTAATCGCTCGCGTCGCGCAGATCGTCGCGGAACGGCCGCTCGGCCTCACTGCCGCGGCGGATGTAATCGCCGCCAAGGATTGCGCCGTACGCGCCCGACTGCTGCCACCGGTTGAGTTCACCGGCACGCACCGTGTGAAACGGATGCTCGCGGAGCGCCGTGTTGAGTGCCTTGAGCACGCTGTCCCACGCCGACCCCCCCATCTGGTACTCCTCGGCCTGCGCGAGATATGCGTCGAGGTCGATTGAGTCCCCGTCGGCCTTGCCGCCAGCCAGCTTGAGAAAGGTCATGAGACTGCTGCGGGGGTCTTGTGTCCCCAGCATGCCGGCGCGATCGGCGCTGAGCTCCGAGGTGCGATACCACTCGAGCAGCGCCAGCTGAAAGGGCAGGAGCGCAATGCTGGCCAGCAAGGGGAGCGCACTCATGCCGAAGAAGAGCACGATGAGCGCAATGGTCCGGTACGTGGTGCGACCGGTCATGATGTGTCCGAGCTGCTGCGCCAGCACGAAGCGTTGCTCATCGGGGGAGAGCAGCTCGAGGGTGCCCGAACTGATCACGATGAACGGCTGCTCGAACCCTACGGCACCAGCGTTCGCAATGGGGGTTTGCGCCACGTACAGCTGCGGGGCCGGCTGGCCGGCGGCGGGCCAGTCGAGCGCGTGCAGCACCTCGAGGTACCGCGCGTGCAGGGCCGGGCGCTGAGTCGGCCCCACGAGGACTGCATCGCCGAGAAACAGGTTGCGCACCCCGCGCTCGCCAAAGGCGCCGGCGATCTTGCGCACGACCTCGTCGAACCCGGGGAGCGCCCGCAGGGCGCGTAACGCCGCCCGATCGGCGGGATGCTCCCAGGTCACGGAGCTGATCTGCGTGAGTTGGATGGCCATGGGGGACCGTACGGGACTGAGCCCAGAAAGGTTGCAGGGACGCTGAGAACCAAAGGCCGGAACTGGGAACCAGAAACTCCCCCGGGCAGCGCGTGATTCCCGGGGGAGTTTCTGGTCTTCCGTACGAGTTCTCAGGCGTCAAGCCGAACTGCTCAGATCCCCACCAGCGCCTGCTCGAGGTCGGCGATCAGGTCCTCGGCGTCCTCGATGCCGCAGCTCAGCCGCACCATCCCCTCGGTGAGCCCCATGGCGTCCTTCACCTCGGCGGGGACGGAGCCGTGGGTCATGGTGTAGGGGTGATTGGTGAGGCTCTCCACCCCGCCCAGGGACTCGGCCAGCGAAAAGACGCGCACCTTCTCCAGGAACGACCGGGCCTGGTCCTTGGAGCCCAGGTCGAGGGTCATCATGCCGCCGAACGCCGACATCTGCCTCTTCGCCAGGTCGTGATGCGGGTGACTGGGGAGCCCTGGGTAAATCACTCGCTCGTGTCCGAGACGGCCGGCCAGATAGTCCGCGATGGCGCGCCCATTGAGGTCGTGCTGCTTCATGCGCAACGGCAGGGTCTTCGTACCGCGCAACGCGAGCCAGGCGTCGAACGGCCCCGGCACGGCTCCGGCCGCATTGAGGATGAACTGCAAG
This genomic interval carries:
- a CDS encoding M48 family metallopeptidase, which translates into the protein MAIQLTQISSVTWEHPADRAALRALRALPGFDEVVRKIAGAFGERGVRNLFLGDAVLVGPTQRPALHARYLEVLHALDWPAAGQPAPQLYVAQTPIANAGAVGFEQPFIVISSGTLELLSPDEQRFVLAQQLGHIMTGRTTYRTIALIVLFFGMSALPLLASIALLPFQLALLEWYRTSELSADRAGMLGTQDPRSSLMTFLKLAGGKADGDSIDLDAYLAQAEEYQMGGSAWDSVLKALNTALREHPFHTVRAGELNRWQQSGAYGAILGGDYIRRGSEAERPFRDDLRDASDYYKEKAKEAADAMGGVINRAADAFRDAFKAAASMGDAAPGAGPSSPPPPPPPSEPPAH